The following proteins are co-located in the Rattus norvegicus strain BN/NHsdMcwi chromosome X, GRCr8, whole genome shotgun sequence genome:
- the Magec2l1 gene encoding melanoma-associated antigen 1-like gives MPYYPYFSLEKVFQDAFEIYILPDEEQEDDEEEMEEEGEEIEEEEEEMEEEEEEEEEEGEEEDYDDEEEEEGTGEEEEIEVEEVEEELEEEEIEGDVEEVEEEEEVEQEEYEEDIEEEEWETIDGDTVSFTLSATLKISLPSCPSPPSTFSSHPLIWGNPNGMEESVAWMMNISQSHQSLYTFTSCSNLDEEYSSQEEESLNTFSWRKRQNQKVTELVNLLILKYRKKEPIKKVEMLTVVTEDYENQFPIIFEEASKCLEMIFGIDIKENDAVSSSYVLTNTLGLTYEDTMTDNQRLPRNGFLIVILGVIFIEGNCASEESMWEFLNMMGIYDGKEHFIYGEPREFLTIDLVHQNYLKYQQVPKSYPPRYQFLWGPRAYSETTKMKVLEFLAKLTSRAPTHFSSLYSEAFRDEEGRAGI, from the coding sequence ATGCCATACTATCCATACTTCAGCCTTGAGAAGGTTTTTCAGGAtgcttttgaaatatatatattgcCTGATGAGGAACAGGAAGATGATGaggaagaaatggaagaggagggggaagaaatagaagaggaggaggaagaaatggaggaagaggaagaggaggaagaggaagagggggaggaagaagactatgatgatgaagaggaagaggaaggaacaggagaggaggaggaaatagaagtggaggaagtggaagaagaattggaagaggaggaaatagaaggagatgtagaggaagtggaagaggaagaagaagttgAACAGGAAGAGTATGAAGAAGATattgaggaggaggaatgggagacCATTGATGGTGACACGGTGTCTTTCACATTATCTGCCACTTTAAAGATCTCTTTAccttcctgtccttccccacctTCCACCTTCTCATCTCATCCTCTGATCTGGGGCAATCCCAATGGGATGGAAGAGTCTGTTGCCTGGATGATGAATATTTCCCAAAGTCATCAGAGCTTGTACACCTTCACGTCATGTAGCAACTTGGATGAAGAATACAGCAGCCAGGAAGAAGAGAGTTTAAATACTTTCTCATGGAGAAAACGCCAAAACCAAAAGGTGACTGAACTGGTGAATCTCCTGATCCTCaaatatagaaagaaggaaccCATCAAAAAGGTGGAAATGCTCACAGTTGTCACAGAAGACTATGAGAATCAATTCCCCATTATCTTTGAGGAAGCTTCTAAGTGCTTGGAGATGATTTTTGGCATTGATATAAAGGAAAATGATGCTGTAAGCAGTTCTTATGTTCTGACCAACACACTTGGCCTCACATATGAAGACACGATGACTGACAACCAGCGACTGCCCAGAAATGGCTTCCTGATAGTTATTCTGGGTGTGATATTCATAGAGGGAAACTGTGCCTCTGAAGAAAGCATGTGGGAATTCCTGAATATGATGGGAATATATGATGGGAAGGAGCACTTCATTTATGGGGAGCCCAGGGAGTTCCTCACTATAGATTTAGTGCACCAAAATTACCTGAAGTATCAGCAGGTGCCCAAGAGTTATCCTCCACGCTATCAGTTCTTATGGGGTCCAAGAGCCTACTCTGAAACCACCAAGATGAAAGTTCTTGAGTTTTTGGCCAAGCTTACAAGTAGGGCCCCAACTCATTTCTCATCCTTATATAGTGAGGCATTCAGAGATGAGGAAGGCAGAGCCGGAATTTGA